GCGAGCAACGGGAGCGCCGCATCGCAGCCGACCGCACGCGCCAACGCACGCAACTGAGTGAGACTCGCGGCCAAATCGCCGTCGCGCGCAAGGCTCGTAACCACTGCGAGCGCACTCGTCTCGGCGCCCCCGGTAGGTGCCTCGACGAGCAGCTCGTGCAGATCTTCTATGTTCATGCAAATACCTCCAGATGGTGGCGAACGGCCTCCACCACGGCAGCCTTGGTGATGTCCGACGCCGATACAATGGCCCTATGAGCTGCAGCGGTCGTAATCCTTGATCAAAAGCTGCCCGACAGCCGCAACACCACGTGGCTTGTTCTCCCTATTCACTTCCTACGCCTTGAAGCCGTATATCACGCTGGTGGCTCTTCAAGAGGCACCGTCACTTCAACGTCAGATCCTTTCCGGTTGCGAGGTTCAAGACCATAGCGCCGAACGTGATGTCTACAGCCGGTGGGTTACCGCGCTGACAGCACAGTCCCACGAGGTACTGGACGAGCAATTGCGTGAGCATGGCGTCAAGAGCCTAAAATACGCATGAGGCGCTCAGTGAACCGTGCCCGGCGCGGTTCACTGAGTCGCTTCTCCATGCGATTGTTGGGCTTCTTCATGGCCGGTGCCTGCATCGACCGGAATCAGAATTTCGTTCCGCCTCAAGAACCACGGCATAAAAGGAGGGTTGTATCGAGCCCATATCGGCTTGCCCACAATGCTAAGGCCCATTCTCTCAATCCATGACTCAAGTTCCACCTTGTATCGTAGGTAGCCCTTCTCGTTCCAGAAACCGGAGTAGCGTACTGCGGCCATCCGTCGAGCTGGAACCTGGCGCAATGTGACCTTTGGGTCATCTGGTTCCGGAATGTTTTCCAGAGTGTACGAGGCTGGCATCATGAAGCTTACAGCCCACTTTTCCTGAACACGCTGCTGTCCTACGGGTGCCGTCATCTTAATTTTCTCTCCCATCGGCTCTTGGGAAACGGGTGCCGTCATGGCCACTTTGGCACGCGACCGGTTGTCGCCGGAGATATACCGAAAGAGCCTGTTGAATGCGTTGTTTCCGGCCTCCTCGAGATCTCCTTCCACAACGGTTTCGGCGAGGATGTGCGGTGCATAATCGCGGATCTCAAACCTGTTTTCTTGTTTTTCAACGGTGTATGCCGCCTCTTCGATCGCCATGGCATCCGTCCCTCCAATGATTATGATCGTGGCTGCAAATACAGTTCGAATTGAGCGCTTCATAATCACCTCCTTCGATAATTTACATATTCGCCCAACGTCAAGCATCACCGGTGGGAATGGAGCGCAGCGGAATTCCCGTCCGTGTGCATGGCATGGTTAGCCATGAATCCCTTTCCCTTGTGGAATGACTTCTGTGACCGATCCTTCCTTTGTGAACATATTATTGCGGTTCCACCAAACGATCAGGACGGCAGCAACAATCAGCAGGTACGTGTCGTAGGGCTGCGCGTCAGGAAAGATCGGGTTCATGAGTGAGAAATGAAAGAACGCCGACAGCAGAATGCTGCCATGCGACCTGTTGAACAATGCAGTCGCGATGACGCTTATTGCTAAGCACCCAGCAAAGAACGCTGTGAAGGACCACTCGCTCTGCTGGGTTCCGCCCAAGAGGAAGGCCGGCAAATGCCACAGCCCCCATATGGCTCCAAGAATCAGCCCGGCCCAGATTGGAGCGAACTTCCTTTGCAGAAGAGGAAGTGCGAGCCCCCGCCAGCCGAACTCCTCGACGGGGCCTTTGATGGCGGCGAGGCCCAACGCCACGAGCAGTGCCTGAAGGGACGCAAATGGAAACGGTTCCGCAAAAAGGTTCCCTCTGAGCGCGGAACCGCTAATGAAGATCAACGGAATGCCAATGATCAGAAAGACATACCACGCTGCGCCGCAGCGCCAGAGCAACGCTCGTCTGAGGAAGCGCCGCAGACCAGCGATGCCACCGTTGCGGGTAACAAGAGAGAGCGCCGCGATCGCAGGCGCGTACACGGCCAGGAAGAAGAGCGGATGATTGCCGGTGAGCTGGCCAAACACTGTTCCCATAAATTCCGGGAGTAAGATGTACAGCCCAAGCACACCCCAAGCTATGCCGAACGAGATCAGTAGAAAGGGGGTAAATGAACGGAACTGCACGCGGTGCGCTTCAGGCAATGAGATGGTTGGAGGCATGCTTTTCTTTCTTGGCTAGCGGTGGCGGTCAGTGGCAACCAAGATTCCCACTGACATTTGCCAAATTTAAAAAAAATTAATCTGCAAAATAGCTGCAAAATGGATGGCACGACTCTGGCTGTCCACTGCACTGCTTGATTCGGCATTTCTATACTCTTTGATTGGACATTTCTTGATATGAGAATTCCCAGAGCCCAGCATTATCTTTTGCATGTTCTATAGTCATGCTGACAATGTTGCCTTTTTCATCGACGTCAATATAGATATTCTCACTTATTTCTTTAGTCTCATGTACGACCTTGTCTGTGAATTCTATATGAGCAGTATCCGTATCTGAAAAATATTTCATTCTCATATTTTATTCCCCCTTTTATAACCTATCAAAGAACGCATTATGCACCGTTTCGCAATCTTCGAGCAAGATAACCCTCAAGTATTTTCCAACTTCGGATACTTTGGCCCACTTTCTGATCCTTCCATCTGATTGTATCTCAACTTTTTCAGGTTTCTCGATAACCGCCTTTATCCAATCCTCTTTGATCTGAGAACAATCTGGGCGTTTCCTCGTATAATCAAAATATTGTTTGGTCTTCACTTGTCAAAATCCAATCACATTGTTGGTGCCTACGCTTGAGCTCACCGGCGGGGTGGGGTGAACGCAAAAATGTTTGAAAAGGGAATAAACTTTTATCTTGCAAGCAAAACCGAAAACCACTGCCGCCCACCCGGCCAGGTGCAGCAATTTTTTCGCCGATTTAAATCGTCGCTAAGTACTGCCTCAGAAAGGAGGTCCGGCCATTCGTTCGACATTGACGTGCATGCTTAACAGGCTCACTGGATCGCCGAATTGTGTGTAGATGGCAACATCGGCCGCGTCTCGGCCGAAAGCAATTGCGACACGACCTCCCTGGAGATCGGTTTGTGTTGGATCGAACGTGTACCACCGATTTCCGACATAGGCCTCGAACCAAGCGTGAAGATCCATCGGTTCAAGCGTCTCAAGGTAGCCCACAACCATTCGAGCCGGTATCGATAGCGCTCGGCAACAAGCGATGCCCAAATGGGCCATGTCCCGGCATACTCCGCTTCCCAACTCGTTTAGCTCGGAGGCGCTTATGATCTGCTGTCCGGCACCAGGCGTGTACCTTACCGTGTTGCGGATATAATCGACGATTGCAGTGCATTGGTCGTAGCCAGCGCCCCAGCCCGCCGCGAGCGATGCGGCCATTTCAGTGAAACGATCCGATTCACAATACCGGCTTGGGTGAAGAAACGGTAGTGTCTCATAGGGCAACTGTTGCACTTCGACAAACGGGGCTCCAGGGGCCGTGTCGGATGCATCTGCAGTTTCGATGTCAACGGATGTATGCACGGAAAAATACCCAGCCGGTGCGACCAGCCGCTGGCACAGGTTGCCGAACAAGTCAGTGAACTCGACCGCCGATACGCTTGGTGACAAAACATACTGTTCGCGCGCGACCCATTGCTGCCATCCACTCCGAGGGCGCAGCATGAGCAAGAACGGAGTTGGAACCGGAATGTTGAATTCAAGGAAACAGGATGCGTGCAACCACATGACAATCCTTCACTGATTGAGGAACGACTTTCACGTTCGTAGCTGCGATCATTCGTTGGCGAACGTTGGCAGTAACGAGCGTTTTTTCGTAGAGTGAGCGGGAGCGAACGCCGCAGTAAAACGTTCCTGTTAACTGCCCTTGTTAGATGATATTAGCTGATAAATATTTACAGGCGGTTTTCTTTTAAACCCAAAAAACATTATTAACGAAGCCACAATCCAAAATGTGGCGAAGAACCAGTACCACTTACTATGCTCAGGATGATAAACACTCCAAATACCGAAAAGCCCTATACATAAATAAACAACGGATCCAACCCACCTTATAACCAACGGATTCTCAATCTGTTTTAGTAGCATCGACTCCCAAGATTCTTTGCTTGCTCCCATTGGGACGCTTACATTTTGGATTTTTTTTAAGCCCTTTATTTTTCCTTTCATAACAATTTTTTGTTGCAGCATCACCTGTGTGCACTATTTGTGTCACAACAAAATCAAGATTATCCATAAAATCAAAACTTAATTTGTAACTATGCGGGTCATTATACTCACCATCACCGACTATCTCTGACAGAGCATACTGATTTGCTTCGCTGTTAACTTCTACTATCCTCGCATCCAGAACCATCGCATCACTTGTAACACTAATAAGGATTGGGTCTCTTTCTGTAAGATCGCTATTTCTAATAGTTTCTTTTCCATTATTCCAGATAATAACGTTAGCTACAGTAGTCTGTACTTGTGGCGCATCATTAAATAGTACTTTTAATCCTTCTACTGATCCGTGTAGCCCCTAAACTAACTTTTGCGGTTATCTAAAAAGCTCAAGTTGCCTCCCGAGCCCAGGTTTTACAATCCAACCTGGTTTTCAGATTTGGTTCCATTTTAGTTGCTTTCGGTGACACAGATTTCGGCTTGCCGTTTCGTTCAAAAGACAAACTTAAGCTTGGTGGATAACCGCACTAAATTTTGATGATATACCTGATAGCAAGGCCGCTTTTCTCGCTTACTTTTAACAAAGAATATTATAGCTATCACTACGCCAATTATCGCCAATATAAAGCTGCCGATTACCAGGTACGGATTTGCTGCTATTGATTCTATTTCAGCTATCATATGATTCCTTATCATCTAACGCCGCAAATCACCTGCGGCAAAAAGCAGAGCGACGAAGGTGCGGCGCTTTTTGACGTCCGAGTGCATTTGCTTTTTTAGGCCTTTTGCTAAAAATCATGATTGGTTCCACTTACTAAGGATTCGATTTTTTCTTTGTATCTGTATTTTTCAATTGGAGCCCAAATAGTTAAGCCTGGTAAATGGCCAGCTTTCTCATATTTGATATTGCAAAGAAAATCTGCGCAATTGTCATTGTTGTCTTCTATGGCTATTACCGGCCTGCTTTTTTGAATTGTTTCTAATGCACCCTTTAATGCACTCAGTTCATGACCCTCCACATCCAACTGAATTAGCACTAAGTCTTCAATATTAAGGCGATCAATATTTATCGCAGCACAAATCGCGCCTTTATCAGCTATAGTCGAAGCGCCACCCGCATGTCTACCGCCACCCTCGCTTGTGTTGATATAAAGATTACCTAAGCCATCCGAAAGAGCGGAATTCATTAATATAACATTTGCTAAGTTGTTATTGTCCACGCATAACTTTGCGAGAATGTAGTTTTCAAAAACAGGCTCGAATGCATAAACATTCCCCGATACTGATTTAGAGAAATTTGGAATCATATCTCCAAAGAAAGTACCTGCGTGCACCATGGAGCCTTTGAATGATTGGAAAAACTCTCTAACAAAATCATGCGTGTTAGGCTCGTATAGATTACCGTTTAACAAGTTTTTAACTGCCGGTCGATGCAATGCATACTTTGGGACGAAATATTGATTTCCGTCTAAAGTTAGATGTGTAAACTCAATTCCAAATTTTTCATCTTGCATAAATTCGATATCGTGTTGAATGCGACCGACCCCCTTAAGCTTTTTTGGCTTTGGTGCACGTATAATTTCGTAGCCCAAACTTTTGAAAATCTTTTTCACAATCTCTTTCATTGTTTCTCCTATAGTGCACCTATACTGTTTCTCTGCCAAAAGAATAACGTTTTATCCATCATCCCTTCATCATCCTTTTCCTAACACCGCTTTTTTAGCCACGCAGCGCATCGTCAATTGACATTTTCAGTTTGGGATGATGGATAAAACGCTATTCTTTTGCCTGACGATATTCAATATTCATGGAAAATCAAAAACGCCCGCGATTCAAACCGGATCCGAGCTTGAAGCTGATGGATCAGGTTCGTCAGGTGCTGCGCTACCATCATTACGCCAACGCACCGAACAGACGTACTGTAACTGGATTGTCCGGTTCATCAGGTTTCACGGCGCCAAAATCCACCCTGCGGAAATGGGCAAAGTCCATATCGAAGGCTTTTTGAGTCACCTGGCAACCCGGGGCGAGGTGTCGGCAGCCACTCAAAGGCAGGCGCTGAACGCCATCGTCTTTTTGTATCGCCATGTCCTCGGCCAGGAAATCGAGGAGCAGCTCGAGTCCGCACGGGCCAAACGGCACGCCCGGCCGCCGACCGTCATGACCCAGGCCGAGGTCGGGCGCGTCATGGCCGGGTTGGCGGGAACGCACCTGCTGATGGTTAATATCCTTTAAGGATGCGGCCTGCGGTTGATGGAATGCGTGCGTCTGTGGGTGCTGGGTGTGGATTTCGACCGCGGTCTGCTCTATTTGCGGCAGGCAAAAGGGGGCAAGGACCGGACGACGGTTTTGCCGCAGGCGGTCCAATCGGAGTTGCGGCTGCACCTGGAGAAAGTGAAGGATCTTCATGCCGAAGATCTTGAAAACGGATACGGTGAAGTGTATCTGGCGCCGGCCCTGGCGCGAAAGTATTCGTCGGCGTCCAGGGAATTTCGCTGGCAATATGTTTTTTCGGGGAGGAATTTGAGTTGCGACCCCCGCAGCGGCGCCACCCGGCGGCACCATGTGCTGGAGTCCGGCCTTCAGAAGGCCGTCAAAGCGGCGGTGGAGAAAGCCGGAATCCACAAACGGGTCAGCTGTCATACCTTTCGCCATTCGTTTGCCACGCATCTGCTGGAAAACGGCGTCAACATCCGGGTGGTGCAGGAACTGATGGGGCATGCCGACGTCAAAACCACCGAGAGAACTACACCCATGTCATGCAAAAAGACCTGTCGGCGGTTTCAAGCCCCCTGGATCGTCTCCAGGAGAGGGGATCTTAGCCGGGCTCTCGCTGCAACCTGCGCTCCGTGTTTTGGTTAACACGAAAACCGGCACCCCACAACGTGAAACATGCTGTGCGCTCCCGATCCGCGTCGCCGGGACCCCGAGAGGTCTGCAGGCGGCGATAAATCATAACCGGGAGAGGTCCGGCCGCAATTTTCGGATGGGTCACCCCAGCTCCGCAGAGGATGCAAGAACTTGGCGTGGTTGCCGCCTTCCGGAAACACCCAGCCCACGGCTTGCATCTCAAATTTTCGATCCCACCATCGCAAAATTCCAAAAACCTTTTAAAGCCTCCGGTTTTTCACACGCAGTATCTCCCCGATAATCCATCAAAAACCGTCTTCCACGCCAGTGGTATGGATTCTGCTTGGGGGGAGGGTGTAAGTCTCAATCCAAGATCCGGGCATTCCGCAGGGCATGCCCGGCCGCCGCCCGGTGATGCACGCGCTGATTTTCTCATTTTAGATCCGACACATACCCTGAAGGGAGGCTGGCATGGCAAACGACGGTCCCTTTATCCGCTGGTTCGAGGACCTCTCGCTGGAGGACGTGCCCATCGTGGGGGGTAAAAACGCCTCCCTGGGGGAGATGTACCGCGAGTTGGGTGCCCAGGGGGTGCGGGTGCCCAACGGGTTTGCGGTGACGGCCGCGGCCTATCGCCATGTCGTCGCCTGCGGCGAAATCGGCGGCCGCCTGGAGGAAACCCTGGCCGGGCTGGACACCGCCGATGTGGCCGACCTGGCCCGGCGGGGGCGGGCGGCACGCGATCTCATCCTCGGCGTGGGCATCCCGCCGGACCTCTGGGAGGCCATCGCAGAGGCCTACGCGCGTCTCTGCGATCAGTACGGACCCGACACAGACGTGGCCGTCCGCAGCTCGGCCAC
This region of Desulfobacteraceae bacterium genomic DNA includes:
- a CDS encoding heme-binding protein, yielding MKRSIRTVFAATIIIIGGTDAMAIEEAAYTVEKQENRFEIRDYAPHILAETVVEGDLEEAGNNAFNRLFRYISGDNRSRAKVAMTAPVSQEPMGEKIKMTAPVGQQRVQEKWAVSFMMPASYTLENIPEPDDPKVTLRQVPARRMAAVRYSGFWNEKGYLRYKVELESWIERMGLSIVGKPIWARYNPPFMPWFLRRNEILIPVDAGTGHEEAQQSHGEATQ
- a CDS encoding CPBP family intramembrane metalloprotease — translated: MPPTISLPEAHRVQFRSFTPFLLISFGIAWGVLGLYILLPEFMGTVFGQLTGNHPLFFLAVYAPAIAALSLVTRNGGIAGLRRFLRRALLWRCGAAWYVFLIIGIPLIFISGSALRGNLFAEPFPFASLQALLVALGLAAIKGPVEEFGWRGLALPLLQRKFAPIWAGLILGAIWGLWHLPAFLLGGTQQSEWSFTAFFAGCLAISVIATALFNRSHGSILLSAFFHFSLMNPIFPDAQPYDTYLLIVAAVLIVWWNRNNMFTKEGSVTEVIPQGKGIHG
- a CDS encoding DUF2283 domain-containing protein, whose product is MRMKYFSDTDTAHIEFTDKVVHETKEISENIYIDVDEKGNIVSMTIEHAKDNAGLWEFSYQEMSNQRV
- a CDS encoding transglutaminase family protein codes for the protein MWLHASCFLEFNIPVPTPFLLMLRPRSGWQQWVAREQYVLSPSVSAVEFTDLFGNLCQRLVAPAGYFSVHTSVDIETADASDTAPGAPFVEVQQLPYETLPFLHPSRYCESDRFTEMAASLAAGWGAGYDQCTAIVDYIRNTVRYTPGAGQQIISASELNELGSGVCRDMAHLGIACCRALSIPARMVVGYLETLEPMDLHAWFEAYVGNRWYTFDPTQTDLQGGRVAIAFGRDAADVAIYTQFGDPVSLLSMHVNVERMAGPPF
- a CDS encoding FkbM family methyltransferase: MKEIVKKIFKSLGYEIIRAPKPKKLKGVGRIQHDIEFMQDEKFGIEFTHLTLDGNQYFVPKYALHRPAVKNLLNGNLYEPNTHDFVREFFQSFKGSMVHAGTFFGDMIPNFSKSVSGNVYAFEPVFENYILAKLCVDNNNLANVILMNSALSDGLGNLYINTSEGGGRHAGGASTIADKGAICAAINIDRLNIEDLVLIQLDVEGHELSALKGALETIQKSRPVIAIEDNNDNCADFLCNIKYEKAGHLPGLTIWAPIEKYRYKEKIESLVSGTNHDF
- a CDS encoding phage integrase N-terminal SAM-like domain-containing protein, giving the protein MMDKTLFFCLTIFNIHGKSKTPAIQTGSELEADGSGSSGAALPSLRQRTEQTYCNWIVRFIRFHGAKIHPAEMGKVHIEGFLSHLATRGEVSAATQRQALNAIVFLYRHVLGQEIEEQLESARAKRHARPPTVMTQAEVGRVMAGLAGTHLLMVNIL